The following proteins are encoded in a genomic region of Fusarium oxysporum f. sp. lycopersici 4287 chromosome 1, whole genome shotgun sequence:
- a CDS encoding 3-oxoadipate enol-lactonase, with the protein MFRRLINSSFVYHKSCLIARSNIRMASSLTLPDSRTLAYALDSSPKEGPLIILSNSLTAPLSVWDHVVKVLNSNGYRTLRYDQPGHGGSSAPKDLSPTFDSMAEDVHHLLKKLEINKVYSWIGVSMGASAGVYFTTKYPNVVSKLAICDTISSSPINAGTEDTFGPRVAAAREAGNLDSTIQSTLERWFGKEWLENNPQETQRMRTVMSGTTIDGFEACCNALRSETFDLRPRFAKIGSSVDDAICIVGEKDANLPETMKEMRDKIQEGFEAAGKSNKINLVIIKNAGHVSFVDGFEQFTAEVLKWLKA; encoded by the coding sequence ATGTTTCGTCGTCTTATTAATTCGTCGTTTGTCTACCACAAAAGTTGTCTTATCGCGAGAAGTAACATCAGAATGGCTAGTTCTTTGACACTCCCCGATTCCAGAACGTTGGCCTACGCTTTGGACTCCTCACCAAAAGAAGGACCCCTCATCATCTTGTCAAACTCCCTCACTGCACCTCTTTCAGTATGGGATCACGTCGTCAAGGTCCTCAACAGCAATGGTTATCGCACTCTACGCTATGATCAGCCCGGCCATGGCGGATCATCCGCACCTAAGGATTTAAGCCCTACGTTTGACTCTATGGCTGAAGAcgtccatcatcttctcaagaagctggagatCAACAAGGTCTACTCATGGATCGGTGTCTCGATGGGTGCGTCAGCAGGTGTCTACTTCACCACCAAGTATCCCAACGTTGTAAGCAAGCTCGCCATCTGCGAcaccatctcttcatcgccCATAAACGCCGGCACAGAAGATACCTTTGGTCCTCGCGTCGCCGCAGCCCGAGAAGCAGGTAATCTCGACTCAACCATCCAAAGCACACTAGAGCGATGGTTCGGCAAAGAGTGGCTCGAGAACAACCCTCAGGAAACACAGCGTATGCGAACAGTCATGTCTGGAACTACGATCGATGGTTTCGAAGCATGTTGTAACGCACTGAGAAGCGAGACTTTTGATCTTCGACCGAGGTTTGCTAAGATTGGTTCGAGTGTCGATGATGCGATTTGTATCGTTGGCGAGAAGGATGCGAATCTACCGGAGACtatgaaggagatgagagatAAGATCCAAGAGGGGTTTGAAGCGGCGGGTAAGAGCAACAAGATTAATTTGGTGATTATCAAGAATGCTGGCCATGTTTCGTTTGTGGATGGTTTTGAGCAGTTCACCGCTGAGGTGTTGAAGTGGTTGAAGGCATGA
- a CDS encoding oxidoreductase produces the protein MSSSILFAAGLLVGAAQAYTQVNVASPFMLKNIDPIVFPGEYSKSHLHSFFGSDAVTVNTKTSAELQKGCTNAENPNDLSVYWIPTPLYTADGKNFEPIPVMRFSAYYNLGETPAEVPIPQNLRMVAGDANAQTQADMPADAKVEWMCESEAVPLGANGFPTSTCGTHLQQLLYFPQCVNEQTLETAYKSRDYGTANWCPEGSKSMPQLRFSIRYDLRKVLPNGWSGEAPFKLACGNAFCSHGDFINGWTEEAAKNMVATTADKRKFSAVEGALGDPHAGPTCEAKDADPEHGTSDYNESVAVMNKRDVSAWGWKSKARVVRA, from the coding sequence ATGTCTTCCTCCATTCTTTTCGCTGCCGGCCTTCTTGTCGGCGCCGCTCAGGCCTACACCCAAGTCAACGTTGCCTCTCCCTTTatgctcaagaacatcgaTCCAATTGTCTTCCCCGGCGAGTACAGCAAGTCTCATCTTCATTCGTTCTTCGGCTCCGATGCCGTCAccgtcaacaccaagaccagcgCGGAACTGCAGAAGGGCTGCACCAATGCCGAGAACCCCAACGATCTTTCTGTCTACTGGATTCCGACGCCGCTTTACACCGCGGATGGAAAGAACTTCGAACCTATCCCTGTTATGCGCTTCAGTGCATATTACAACCTTGGCGAAACACCCGCTGAGGTTCCTATTCCTCAGAACTTGAGAATGGTGGCGGGTGATGCCAATGCGCAGACTCAAGCCGATATGCCAGCTGATGCCAAAGTGGAATGGATGTGCGAAAGCGAGGCTGTTCCTCTCGGCGCCAACGGTTTCCCTACTTCAACCTGCGGCACTCATCTCCAGCAACTCCTCTACTTCCCCCAGTGCGTCAACGAACAAACCCTCGAAACAGCCTACAAGTCCCGCGACTACGGCACTGCCAACTGGTGTCCTGAGGGCAGCAAGTCCATGCCCCAGCTGCGCTTCAGCATCCGCTACGATCTCCGCAAGGTCCTCCCCAACGGTTGGAGCGGCGAGGCGCCGTTCAAGCTTGCGTGCGGAAATGCTTTCTGCTCGCATGGTGATTTCATCAATGGTTGGACTGAGGAGGCGGCCAAGAACATGGTAGCTACTACTGCGGATAAGCGGAAGTTTAGTGCCGTTGAGGGTGCGCTTGGAGATCCTCATGCTGGACCTACTTGTGAGGCTAAGGATGCTGATCCGGAGCATGGCACTAGTGACTACAATGAGAGCGTGGCTGTCATGAACAAGCGGGATGTTTCGGCTTGGGGATGGAAGTCCAAGGCTCGTGTTGTTCGCGCTTAG
- a CDS encoding proline racemase produces MRSKRVISIVTCHAEGEVGDVIIGGVLDVPAKTMHDKLTYYMAERDDLRQLLLQEPRGRLEMSVNLVVPPCRPDADAGFLIMAPGDWVPMSGSNCVCTTTVLLETGIVPMVEPVTTVRLDTAAGLVVATAECENGKCRSVSFDNVPAFVYALDKEIAVPGLGTLVVDIAYGGQWYVLVKAEALGLRVETVNADRLIDFGKRLKQAVLANCMPTHPENPAICGINNVIITEPLENGQEGKTVKHTVVVTPGRLDRSPCGTGSSSRLAILHARGLIEEGESVKFRSIINTEFVGRIRGTTKVGELDAVLPTVKGRAWVTGEKNVHLDPEDPFPTGFLL; encoded by the coding sequence ATGCGGTCAAAACGAGTCATCTCAATCGTCACATGCCACGCAGAAGGCGAAGTCGGCGATgtcatcatcggcggcgTCCTCGACGTACCAGCCAAAACAATGCACGATAAGCTCACATACTACATGGCTGAGCGAGATGATCTTCGACAACTacttctccaagaacctAGAGGGCGCTTAGAGATGAGCGTTAACTTGGTCGTCCCGCCGTGTCGACCTGATGCAGACGCTGGGTTTCTTATCATGGCGCCGGGAGATTGGGTCCCCATGTCTGGGTCGAATTGTGTCTGCACGACGACTGTTCTTCTCGAGACAGGGATCGTACCCATGGTTGAGCCTGTTACTACTGTGAGGTTGGACACAGCTGCGGGATTGGTGGTTGCGACGGCCGAGTGTGAGAATGGGAAGTGCAGATCTGTCTCTTTTGATAACGTCCCGGCGTTTGTTTATGCTCTTGATAAAGAGATTGCGGTCCCTGGGCTCGGAACTCTGGTGGTGGACATTGCGTATGGAGGACAGTGGTATGTGCTTgtcaaagcagaagctcTGGGTCTCAGAGTAGAAACAGTCAATGCAGATCGTCTCATTGATTTCGGCAAGAGATTGAAACAAGCGGTCTTGGCGAACTGCATGCCCACGCATCCTGAGAACCCGGCTATCTGCGGAATCAACAACGTCATCATCACAGAACCGTTAGAGAATGGACAAGAAGGCAAGACTGTTAAGCATACTGTTGTTGTCACACCCGGAAGATTGGATAGAAGTCCTTGTGGAACGGGGAGTTCATCCCGTCTGGCTATTCTGCATGCGAGGGGCCTTATTGAGGAGGGAGAGTCGGTCAAATTTAGGAGTATTATTAATACGGAGTTTGTGGGGAGGATTAGGGGGACGACGAAGGTTGGCGAGTTGGATGCGGTGCTTCCGACTGTTAAGGGGAGGGCTTGGGTTACGGGGGAGAAGAATGTTCATCTTGATCCGGAGGATCCTTTTCCCACTGGGTTTCTACTCTAG
- a CDS encoding D-amino-acid oxidase, which translates to MTNTVVVIGAGVIGLTSALLLAKEGNKVTVVGKHMPGDYDAEYASPWAGANVIPLSPKDASRWERRTWIALKKLVEETPEAGIHFQTTHVLRRNKDTESAKSGFSAHFYADNPWFKEIFNNFRNNHPSEVATGYDSGFQYQGVCINTAIYLPWLLGQCLKYGVVVKRAILTHINEAKYLSHTGEKANIIVNATGLGSLKLGGVQDTTVAPARGQIVLVRNETPKNLPLFMCSSALDESGEEIYAMQRAAGGGTVIGGTYQIGNWDTQPDPNTANRIMQRIVDLCPDIAGGKGITGLSVIRHGVGFRPYRKGGLRLEEEKLDDETWVIHNYGHSGWGYMGSYGCAEGVVELVDKVTDKTRAKL; encoded by the exons atgacaaaTACCGTTGTCGTTATCGG TGCTGGTGTAATTGGCCTCACCTCAGCATTGTTGCTGGCCAAGGAGGGTAACAAAGTCACCGTTGTCGGCAAGCATATGCCCGGTGACTATGATGCCGAGTATGCCTCACCATGGGCCGGAGCCAATGTCATTCC CTTATCACCAAAGGACGCAAGTCGCTGGGAACGAAGAACATGGATCGCCTTAAAGAAACTTGTCGAGGAGACCCCTGAGGCGGGCATTCATTTCCAGA CAACGCATGTTCTTCGTCGGAATAAAGACACAGAGTCCGCCAAATCTGGATTCTCAGCCCATTTCTACGCCGATAACCCATGGTTCAAAgaaatcttcaacaacttccGGAACAACCATCCATCCGAAGTCGCAACAGGCTACGACTCTGGCTTCCAATACCAAGGAGTTTGCATCAACACAGCCATCTATCTCCCCTGGCTTCTCGGCCAATGCCTCAAATACGGCGTCGTCGTAAAGCGCGCTATTCTAACTCACATCAATGAAGCCAAATATCTCAGCCATACTGGAGAAAAAGCTAACATCATCGTAAACGCCACTGGTCTCGGATCTCTAAAGCTCGGAGGCGTGCAAGACACAACCGTCGCACCAGCACGGGGTCAAATCGTCCTCGTTCGCAACGAAACACCCAAGAACTTACCACTCTTCATGTGTTCTAGCGCCCTCGATGAAAGCGGTGAGGAGATCTATGCTATGCAGAGAGCAGCTGGCGGTGGTACGGTTATTGGTGGGACGTATCAGATTGGGAATTGGGATACACAGCCTGATCCGAACACCGCGAACCGGATCATGCAGAGAATTGTAGATCTTTGTCCTGACATCGCTGGTGGAAAGGGAATTACTGGGTTAAGTGTTATCCGTCATGGTGTTGGGTTTAGGCCTTATAGAAAGGGGGGATTGAGgctggaagaggagaaattGGATGATGAGACGTGGGTTATTCATAATTATGGGCATTCTGGATGGGGATATATGGGGTCTTATGGTTGTGCGGAGGGAGtggttgagcttgttgacaAGGTCACTGATAAGACTCGGGCGAAGCTGTGA